A window of the Hypomesus transpacificus isolate Combined female chromosome 22, fHypTra1, whole genome shotgun sequence genome harbors these coding sequences:
- the oaz1b gene encoding LOW QUALITY PROTEIN: ornithine decarboxylase antizyme 1b (The sequence of the model RefSeq protein was modified relative to this genomic sequence to represent the inferred CDS: deleted 1 base in 1 codon), with protein sequence MVKSNLQRILNSHCFAREKEGKQQYITTMADLSSSICDMIGNLSLHCSSTLGPVPLSCSDDPLPPLKIPGGRGNGQRDHTPSARTLYADRKLTVWEEPPGSGRPGMLHFQSRPTASRVVQWAAVLSGSALYVEIPLEPLPEGSKESFAALLEYAEEHLKVVSVFVCFYKNRDDRAKLLRTFSFLGFEMVKPGHALVPPRTDVLFMAYTFDRDSSSDEE encoded by the exons ATGGTAAAATCCAACCTCCAGCGGATCCTAAACAGTCATTGCTTTGCTCGCGAAAAAGAAGGAAAACAGCAGTATATTACTACAATGGCGGATTTAAGTAGTAGTATTTGTGACATGATTGGCAA CCTGTCCCTCCACTGCAGTAGTACCCTGGGTCCGGTGCCTCTGTCGTGCTCC GATGACCCTCTCCCACCTCTGAAGATCCCAGGTGGGCGAGGGAATGGTCAACGGGATCACACTCCTTCAGCTCGGACCCTTTACGCA GACAGGAAGTTGACGGTGTGGGAGGAGCCTCCGGGCAGCGGTCGGCCCGGGATGCTCCACTTCCAGAGCCGGCCCACAGCTTCCAGGGTGGTCCAGTGGGCCGCGGTGCTGAGTGGCAGCGCCCTGTACGTGGAGATCCCTCTGGAACCTCTCCCTGAGGGCAGTAaggagag ttttGCAGCTCTCCTGGAGTACGCCGAAGAACACCTAAAAGTTGTCAgtgtctttgtctgtttctACAAGAACCGAGATGACAGAG cCAAGCTGTTGCGTACGTTCAGCTTCCTGGGCTTTGAGATGGTGAAACCTGGCCACGCCCTTGTCCCACCTCGCACCGACGTCCTCTTCATGGCCTACACTTTCGACAGGGACTCCTCCTCTGACGAGGAGTAG
- the LOC124484053 gene encoding inactive tyrosine-protein kinase PRAG1: protein MSACGEFAEHVWKPGSCKNCFHPRSAHPATGGSIAPACLRVSQAGEEEDGVSVPSPYSKPTIAVRPTMMLNTDANETLADLGVSLGQDHQKSPVDRLGLKKMLDLAPLYIDSNGCSKTVKDGPLQNPMSPPRKTGYTSRFSPGPLSPSSLFSPLSPPPLPKDSLVISSVFVTHGDGRGPQGLRENEGGGGGGGGEAHRSQVTRSIKSPFPASNGMLTQGSPGSPDPPQAQVGMPLSISIITTPALASTIHSGNASSQPPSTSPPPPSASSSTTVTLDSIAQTPQPPGRSSSSFLSDPASLSDCSSYRSSTDSLPGPEGFEPPGPDSPGSPSASSPGSEPGGGQPADSEPIYAESTKRKRRLQRGMARQEGRPQQQLKEEVEIAGVESQRAKITVMAAHTEENNRTFYLSSPDSAVSTQWPHFSPTALKDPSSPAFRWPSSGSTSLGIENTLVPGSSPAYLQPKPQSSPPIPPKRNTRSPKLGTSSLSPVPLPDLPALTLLSPKREETQGKPPTEPPLAAPERRHKFHGSAWSWEGRIEEEEEGEVERESLREKRADQGTALLNGGAGGAGWREARAWRVSAGAQSASNPPPAPGTAQDNNGTSQESEGEGITTEEVGKHSAAMLAKTASLPSGALEPSPPPPPPKKHHRGCAKLSQSSMDLERCSQLGSVESLTSSFRGLGSASLPSASTDSLQGDPARPPSETGSQDATRLSCASPFPRSPMASPGSPHPDPFPSGNSHGNQLQPPPLPEKKTVSRTISAPDNAGGKPLVRAYPRLPFSGSETNICRPEGPLSSLPSSPLEPRPLYSSSDSLERCHAPQARPARSRTLDESLKGRGRLGVHGRGSITSSSSPQLSAPLSASGSALHLHTLLSNMDSREGVYSKLGGLYAESLRRLALKCEEHFTRSQRNPLRFDESNWSLFKLTCNKPSCASGDAVYYSAACASDPSNAYAVKICKSPSAEARQGHLYSLSVQQSMPPHFNLQQDCGHFIACVPQSMLPPEEAVQPPAATSPAQAAGPAPAERERVVVITREVPQQSAADFVREWASFHRAQPEVYERRVCFLLLQLCSGLEHLKEHGVTHRDLCLENLLLVPHRRHASSPADAHDQRLLPRLLVSNFAKAKRRTAEDAAAANADPRFKRDHARLAPEIVSAAQYRKFDEFQTGILIYELLHQPNPFEVSPTLRDQDYRCDQLPPIPPLSLYSAGLQSLARLLLQPDPIKRIHILEAKRVLQGLLWGPRRDLLEQQWDGGPGGASGAGPRHEGLLNWLDVKRALLMMKFAERSLEPERNAELEDWLCCQYFSSAHPLSLCHTAELLYALK, encoded by the exons ATGTCAGCGTGCGGCGAGTTTGCAGAACACGTGTGGAAGCCCGGCTCGTGTAAGAACTGCTTCCACCCGCGCAGCGCCCACCCCGCCACTGGGGGCAGCATAGCGCCAGCCTGCCTTAGGGTCAgccaggcaggagaggaggaggatggagtgaGCGTGCCCTCGCCCTACAGCAAGCCCACTATTGCCGTCCGACCCACCATGATGCTAAACACAGACGCCAATGAAACGCTGGCTGACCTGGGCGTGAGCTTGGGACAG GACCACCAGAAGAGTCCAGTGGATCGTCTGGGCCTGAAGAAGATGCTAGACCTGGCCCCTCTTTACATAGACAGTAATGGCTGCTCCAAAACCGTGAAGGATGGTCCACTCCAGAACCCCATGTCCCCCCCCAGAAAGACTGGTTACACCAGCCGATTTTCCCCCGGACCGCTGTCCCCCTCTTCCCTGttctcccccctgtccccgcCCCCCCTTCCGAAAGACTCCTTGGTGATCAGTAGCGTCTTTGTCACCCACGGTGACGGGCGAGGCCCCCAGGGGCTCAGGgagaatgagggaggaggaggaggaggaggaggggaggcccACAGGTCGCAGGTGACCAGGAGCATCAAGAGCCCTTTCCCCGCCTCCAACGGTATGCTGACGCAGGGGTCCCCCGGCTCGCCGGACCCCCCCCAAGCCCAAGTGGGGATGCCCCTGTCCATCAGCATCATTACCACCCCCGCCCTGGCCAGCACCATCCACTCTGGGAACGCCTCGTCCCAGCCCCCTAGCACTTCTCCCCCTCCGCCTTCCGCCTCGAGCTCCACCACTGTCACCCTGGACTCCATCGCCCAGACTCCTCAGCCCCCTGgccgctcctcttcctccttcctgtctgaccCAGCCAGCCTATCAGACTGCAGCTCCTACCGCAGCAGCACAGACTCCCTGCCTGGGCCCGAGGGCTTTGAACCTCCAGGGCCAGACAGTCCAGGAAGCCCCTCGGCCTCCAGCCCCGGATCGGAGCCTGGCGGCGGGCAGCCTGCAGACTCAGAGCCCATCTACGCTGAGAGCACCAAGAGGAAAAGGAGGCTCCAGAGGGGGATGGCCAGGCAGGAAGGGAGGCCCCAGCAGCAACTTAAGGAGGAGGTGGAAATAGCAGGGGTGGAGAGCCAGAGGGCCAAGATCACTGTAATGGCCGCCCACACAGAGGAGAACAACCGGACGTTCTACCTGAGCAGCCCAGATTCTGCTGTTAGCACCCAGTGGCCACACTTCAGCCCCACAGCCCTCAAGGACCCCAGCAGCCCGGCCTTCAGGTGGCCCAGCTCAGGCTCCACCTCCCTGGGTATTGAGAACACCCTAGTCCCAGGCTCTAGCCCGGCCTACCTCCAGCCAAAGCCCCAGTCTAGCCCCCCAATCCCCCCTAAGAGGAACACCCGCTCGCCCAAACTGGGCACCTCCAGCCTGTCCCCGGTGCCCCTCCCAGATCTCCccgccctcaccctcctctcccccaaaaGAGAGGAGACCCAGGGGAAGCCCCCCACGGAGCCTCCCCTCGCGGCCCCCGAGCGCAGACACAAGTTCCACGGCTCCGCCTGGAGCTGGGAGGGGCGcatcgaggaggaggaggagggagaagtggagagggagagcctCAGGGAGAAGAGAGCCGACCAGGGAACGGCGCTGCTCaacgggggggccgggggggctggCTGGAGGGAGGCCAGGGCTTGGAGAGTGTCGGCGGGGGCCCAGAGCGCCAGCAACCCCCCCCCTGCGCCTGGCACGGCCCAGGACAACAATGGTACCAGTCAGGAGAGTGAGGGCGAGGGCATCACCACAGAGGAGGTGGGCAAACATAGCGCCGCCATGCTGGCCAAGACAGCATCTCTGCCCTCCGGAGCCCTGGAGCCCAGCCCTCCACCGCCCCCACCCAAGAAACACCACAG GGGGTGTGCTAAGCTGAGTCAGAGCAGTATGGATCTGGAGCGCTGCAGCCAGCTGGGTTCCGTGGAGAGTCTGACCAGCTCCTTCCGCGGCCTGGGCAGTGCCAGTTTGCCCTCTGCCTCCACCGACAGCCTGCAAGGAGACCCTGCCAGGCCGCCGTCTGAGACCG GTTCCCAGGATGCGACGCGGCTTTCGTGCGCCTCTCCGTTTCCCAGAAGCCCCATGGCCTCTCCGGGCTCCCCGCACCCCGACCCCTTCCCTAGCGGCAACAGCCACGGCAACCAGCTCCAGCCGCCGCCACTCCCGGAGAAGAAAACGGTCAGCCGCACCATATCTGCCCCTGACAACGCGGGGGGGAAGCCCCTGGTGCGCGCCTACCCCCGCCTGCCCTTCAGCGGCTCCGAGACCAACATCTGCCGCCCGGAAGGGCCCCTCTCCAGCCTGCCCTCCAGTCCTCTggagccccgccccctctactCGTCGAGCGACTCCCTCGAACGCTGCCACGCCCCCCAGGCCCGCCCCGCCCGCTCCCGAACCCTGGACGAGTCCCTGAAGGGGCGCGGCCGCCTGGGCGTGCACGGCCGCGGCAGCATCACTTCCTCGTCGTCCCCGCAGCTCAGCGCGCCGCTCTCCGCCTCGGGCTCCGCCCTGCACCTGCACACGTTGCTCAGCAACATGGACAGCCGCGAGGGGGTGTACTCCAAGCTGGGCGGCCTGTACGCCGAGTCCCTGCGGCGCCTGGCGCTCAAGTGCGAGGAGCACTTCACCCGGAGCCAGAGGAACCCGCTGCGCTTCGACGAGAGCAACTGGTCGCTGTTCAAGCTCACCTGCAACAAGCCGTCCTGCGCGTCGGGAGACGCCGTGTACTACTCCGCCGCCTGCGCTTCGGACCCCAGCAACGCCTACGCCGTCAAG aTCTGTAAGAGCCCGTCAGCGGAGGCACGGCAGGGTCACCTGTACAGTCTGTCCGTCCAGCAGAGCATGCCCCCCCACTTCAACCTCCAGCAGGACTGCGGTCACTTCATCGCCTGCGTCCCCCAGAGCATGCTGCCCCCCGAGGAGGCCGTCCAGCCCCCCGCAGCCACCAGCCCCGCCCAGGCCGCCGGCCCCGCCCCGGCGGAGCGGGAGCGCGTGGTGGTGATCACCCGCGAGGTGCCCCAGCAGAGCGCGGCCGACTTTGTGCGCGAGTGGGCGTCGTTCCACCGGGCCCAGCCCGAGGTGTACGAGCGCCGCGTCTGcttcctgctgctgcagctctgcagcGGCCTGGAGCACCTGAAGGAGCACGGGGTCACGCACCGCGACCTCTGCCTGGAGAACCTCCTCCTGGTCCCCCACCGACGGCACGCCTCCTCGCCGGCCGACGCCCACGACCAGCGGCTCCTCCCCCGCCTGCTCGTCAGCAACTTTGCCAAGGCCAAGAGGCGCACGGCCGAGGACGCGGCGGCGGCCAACGCCGACCCGCGCTTCAAGCGCGACCATGCCCGCCTGGCGCCGGAGATCGTGTCGGCCGCCCAGTACCGCAAGTTCGACGAGTTCCAAACGGGCATCCTGATCTACGAGCTGCTGCACCAGCCTAACCCTTTCGAGGTGAGCCCCACCCTGAGGGACCAGGACTACCGCTGCGACCAGctgccccccatcccccccctgtccctctacTCCGCCGGCCTCCAGAGCCTGGCCCGCCTGCTGCTCCAACCCGACCCCATCAAACGCATCCACATCCTGGAGGCAAAGCGGGTGCTGCAGGGCCTCCTCTGGGGCCCCCGGAGGGACCTGCTGGAGCAGCAGTGGGACGGGGGCCCCGGGGGAGCCTCGGGGGCCGGCCCCCGCCACGAGGGCCTCCTCAATTGGCTGGACGTGAAGCGAGCCCTGCTGATGATGAAGTTTGCCGAGCGCTCGCTGGAGCCCGAGAGGAACGCCgagctggaggactggctgTGCTGTCAGTACTTCTCCTCCGCTCACCCGCTGTCGCTCTGTCACACGGCCGAGCTTCTTTACGCGCTCAAGtag